In the genome of Leptospira dzoumogneensis, one region contains:
- the fliN gene encoding flagellar motor switch protein FliN, with the protein MGEGSLSQDDIDALLTGSSPGGGGGGSADFNLSGELDSLLGDSGGAGASTSPASGGAPSFADIAAALGPSSTPAPPKASARSSSVSSNTANLNLLLDVNVALTVELGRTNMYIKDVLGLNEGAVVELDNAVGEDLDILANGKLVGKGKLVLLDDYYGIRITEIVDPSRRML; encoded by the coding sequence ATGGGTGAAGGCTCCCTTTCACAAGACGATATAGACGCATTACTAACCGGGTCCAGTCCTGGGGGCGGCGGCGGTGGCTCGGCTGATTTTAACCTGAGCGGAGAATTGGATTCACTATTAGGAGATTCCGGTGGGGCAGGCGCTTCTACTTCTCCGGCATCTGGAGGCGCTCCATCATTCGCAGATATTGCTGCGGCCTTGGGACCTTCTTCTACCCCGGCTCCTCCAAAAGCAAGTGCTCGTTCTAGTTCTGTTTCTTCCAATACCGCGAACCTAAATCTATTACTAGATGTAAACGTCGCTCTTACTGTGGAATTAGGTAGGACCAATATGTACATTAAAGATGTTCTAGGTCTGAACGAAGGTGCAGTTGTAGAATTAGACAATGCTGTAGGCGAAGATCTGGATATTTTAGCAAACGGCAAACTGGTTGGAAAAGGAAAACTGGTTTTATTGGATGATTATTACGGGATTCGGATCACCGAGATAGTGGATCCTTCTAGAAGAATGCTCTAA